TTTAAGATTTTCCGAACAAGTGAATAATTTTGTTATGCATGtgaataattttgttatgtgtTCAACAAATTCAAACAAACTAAATACCCAATATAAATATTTGACTAGGTTTAGGTGAATTCGAATTTGCATATGATCCAAGTTTTCATTCACATTATTACCTCTTCAGTGTTATAATCTTATAAAACTTAAGCATTACTTAATTGatctaaaaatgatattttgaacGTTAACTAAGCACATGAGTTTTCTAAGACGTTTATCATTGGCCACCAGCGGAAATATCAATGAGGTAGGAGCAAGtcattttcaaaaacaaaaggttagggagttaaaaaaaaaaaaaagaacaaaaggttagagccattattttatttttcaaaagacgCCTTTGAAAACAAAGAAGCCACTAGctcatttgtttttcttatcaTACGTACACGCAAtaggaaaaacaaaactaactttATTCAGATCTTgtgtgttattaattttttgttgactAGAATATAATAAtggaaatatattaatttgtttgtcGCCATGGTAATTTATCCTGTAAGCTTCTTAATTTACATATTACATGATATTTACAACCGATGTAAATTGCCCATAATATAGACTCTTTTGAatgcaatatttattattaattaaaatttacttaaaaaattaaaaaaatgttagtctcactttgtaatatttttctcttttgattttagaattttcaatagattttaataaattatagaatgtgtgttaaaaagtatataatatGTTCTCATCTTGTTGTTGTCTGTGAATTTGTTCAAGGTAGAAAGCGCGAATTCGAATTCCTTTTTACACGTATACACTTTTAAACTCCATTTAATTATTTCATGGGTTATAAATATGCCATAATGTTCATCTTTGTCATATATAAAAACCATCAATTGATATCAAAAGTGCATGTTGTGATTGTTATGTATTAGAATTAGAATAATGTTGAAATTTTTAGATTCTATTTTTAATCATCATATTAATGGTGTAAAGTTTTTACTAATTTATATGGGAGTTGAATTTTGTTTGTaaaaacttttcatttttttacaaaacactTTACAAATAAATAATGCTTCATTTGTGTTAAAATATTAACCCACTTGGGTTAGCGTAGTGGTGAGGGTTGAGAAAGAtcataaaaacttaaatttgattATCATTGTTGCTATATTACACACAAACAAATATGtgctaaaatatttgtttagaaTAAGCTACATTACATTATCAACTCCCTTTGTTTAGAGAATGTAAAGGAAAAgggataagaagaaaaaaaaaacacgatttatatttgtttgtctCAACAAATACTACATTTAGTCCATAgtacatcataaaaaaaatccattaccaaatagaattacaaaaaataaggtTCCTAATTGTCACTGCATTCTTTTACCAACCCTTTTCAGGCTTAATCAAATATTGTTTTGCCCTTGCCTCTCCACgcaaaaaatattctttacCAAGCATATTCAGGCTCCCAGCAAATCACAAAGAAATGTGTACAAGAGGTAAAAACAATTTATTGTCCTACaagcttgataaaaaaaaaatgaaatcgcTTGGAGAATATTCTGTTTTATAGAGGATGTTTTAAATCACAGAAGTTATTTCCAACTTATTATGTTGGATCATGATTCTTTGTAACACATTCTTCTCTCGAGCCTTTTATATAAGGAGCTTCGAATATATCTTGGGAGTTCTCCTTCATGTTTGAAGCAAAAAACATAAAGTTGGAAATATGTgaaaggagaaggaaagaagaacAGGTTGTGAGTTTGAATTTCttgattaacaaaaattaacattatCAATAACTAATATTTGCCTATAAAGAAGCGTAGAGTTGATAAAACATTCTACTAATTTACTTTGTATATGCTATGCCATATAGTAAGTAgacactttttccttttttctaatttaagtaAGTTGTCTCCacttctaagttttttttttctttcacttttttgcTTTATTAAAAGTTTGGCTTAGATATGTTGAggtttatgataaataaataatttttattttttttacattaaatttttgATATATCAAAACTTTTGTTTTATGAGAAACCTCAAATCTATTTAAGCCTAAACCTTTTAAGGTGAAAGTAGATAGTAATcttccaattttttattattttaccaagAACAAATCTTAAAGTTCAAAATCTTCACAAACAAATCTGCAATTGGCCTTTATAGGATGTATCTAGTAAATCTCTTTCATAGAAAATCTTTGTGACCTTTTCTACTTAATATATTATAACCTACTAGGATGAATAATACGTATAAGGATGAATCTTTATCACTCATAATTATAAGTCTTATTTGGATAAGCCTTTTCATAAACacttatagaaaaagaaaataaaaatgaaagagttTCTCACACAAGCTAAAAATAACTTAGGCATaagttcaaattaattttttgaaatttagaaGTTACTAATATTTATGATAATGGTTGTTAGCATCaatgatgataataaaaatgattacatgaataatgataataatgatgataatagTTCAGATGGTACTAAtgacaatgataataataaagattatgattaaatttaagaagaatttatttattttaaagtaaaatttaaattcacattttaattgagttaaaaattattttatatccaattttttaaaatacattttattttaaaaactctttgtaaatttttttcgacatctattttttttccttttttataaatttcatgGATTTCTTGAATTTCTGACAATTTCTTACTAAAAAAAGGGTACTCTTCCTAAATAATATAAACaagtaataaataagaaaacaagaaagatTTTCAACATAGAATTTCTAAATTCTGACATAATGTATTTATTTGATTGAATCCAAAAACTCACAAATAGTCCTAAGATCAAAGATTAACCTAAAACTTTAGCTCCGATCGATGAACAAACAGAAACCCAAACCAAAAACAAGCAAATAGAGACCTGAGAACAATGTTAAGCCAACAATATAACAAGTTAACTGGGCAATTATGGGCGAACATCAAAGTTCAAACCACAGACATAAATGAAATGCACATCGGACCGACAAAACAGAATGATTTCCGAGTCTGAACCTAAGAACAAATAAGCAAAATTCAAAAAGGGGTGTACCTAAGAACATGTCCCTAAAATTAAATACCACCATCTGGGCTGTAgctaaataagaaataatggcATGCagaagaacaaaattaaaatgataaatgaacCATGCAAGTCAATGATTGTTATTAGTTAACGAAGAGGAAATGAAAGATATGCCTGACCCAAATCTTGAAGTAATTAAGCAGGACAAATAAATGGAAAACAAAAGCACATATACCATCGATCTTCATGATTGAGCGAAGTAGAGGCCACGGTCTGAGCAGATGGGGACTAGTTGAGATAAACACCGGAACCTGGATTTGGTCATGAATGAGACTTTTGGCTGCAATATAATCCTAAGGATTGAAGATTGGGAAAGGTGAGCAGTGCACATTCATTTCCAGCATTTTACAAGCTGTTTTAGAATATTGATTGGGTCCAAGGTCGATGATCCAGCAGCCgattatttaagtttttaacttttttatgaaattaaataattgaatatgattgcaatatatatgtataaaacccaagtgataattaatttaaacatttcaaGCATATATCAGAGTTCAATTCTTAATCATGTAAATAGAAATATAACACATGTGGAAAGATGAGTTTTCTCTCAAGTGATATTCTACTTCTTCTCGAGGGATTAATGGTTTCTGCCTACGATACGTTGCCGtcagcaaaaataatatatatgtataatttagcttctttttttttttgaacagatGTATAAATTAACCTGAACTATATCTTTTGGTTAAGAGGTtggttttttattattgaaaagtatgaaaatcaattttttaactgTAAAATAGaatcagtaaaaaaaactgtaaaataGAAAACACCACCACCTAATTATACTTGTCACcaacaaaaatattgttttgatTACTGttcttaataaaatagtaataacaaCTTAATACTACATTATCaatgaaaaaagtaattattttgatatgttgatatcatatttaaaaagaaataaatctaTCTAAAGGTTTAGTTTGTCGGAGCCTGCTGGGAATTGGctaaacagaaataaaaaatatagtctCATGTTTCTTCCAATGATCACcatttctgtttctttttttttttttctttttaatatgagAACACAACTCACAGGCATCTTTCTTGAAAAACAATCTTATGGGAGTAGAATAAGAATATTATTACGAGAAACTAAGCTCTTCAGTGAAATTTCTGCTAAgactaatttatttttccaacagttttttatgcattttcagAAAGCATCAGACAATATCAAAGTTACACTTAAATTTCACCAAAACATATcagaatttgaagaaaaaaaatgtccaATCATTTATCTTTCCcctctttctcttttgttttacgGCCAAAAGTCAAATTAAAAGGGAAAGTTATATTTTACAAGTTACTATTATTATATGCATCCATTCTATTTTTCTTGCGATTTCTCTCTTGATTTCTTGTTATATCATTTATTACATCTATAATTTTTTCACCTTTCACTTCTTTCCACCTAATTTTTTAAAGCGTATTctgtccaagaaaaaaaaatgaagcttaTGTTTAGAATTTTCGAAATTATATAGTTATGCAAGATAAATATTCGTATACAAATCAAACAGTGTTAGGATCTGTCACCATGTTAACTTTCAAACCTTACCTGGGCATGCCCAACCAACCTTTCACCCTTTCTCATTTGAAATTGGGAAAGTATGGAGTCCCAAAACAAATCATGGATCTTCTTGACACTTGTCAGCATAGCCGTCTGAATTGTCTGAACTCTGAAGGGACCACAACATGACCTGTCTAGTGTGTGGGAGGGTCCTACACCAACCATCAACATCAAAATGATTCAAAGTACATAGACGTTGCCGTCTAAACTCAAATTATTATGTGATTCTTGATtaacttaaaatattaattcttttatcATGTGGAGCCTATAAATTAGCCACGCTTGTTTCCCTCTAACAACACAAGATATAGCAAAGCAATTCACACTCACCCCCTCCACCACCTCTATAAGCTCAAGCTATCTAAGaattgttatcatttttttctttacatctTTTTGTATCTGAGAAAAATGGCATGCATTAGCAAGAGCAGAGCAATGCTCTTCTTCATGGTCTTCTTTGTGGGGCTTCTGTTTGCTGCTGGGGTAAGTGCTCAGACCAGTGAGCTCCCTCAAGCGCCGGCGCCAGCACCCACAATGGATGCCGGAGCTGGATTTGTGGTGACTTACTCTGGAGCATTTGTTTGCTCCTCACTGCTCCTCTCTCTTATTGCCCTTCTATGCCATTAATTCTTCATGCTGCAAGGAGTGAAGCCTATCTACtgtattcaatttattttttcttccccAGATTCTGTTCTCTTCTTATATCTTCATTCTAAAtgtgagtgtttttttttgttgatggcattgttattattattgttgtattaTCTTATTCTTTTTCCCTAATGATTGGTTAGGGTGTGATGTAGTACTGGAGCTCCTCTACTAAGAAAATgagataaatattatatatggtTTGAGTTTCGATTTTCTATCGTCAAATATTTCTAACCTTCCGGTTTTACATGGGGTTCTTACAAAAAGTGACCAAGTGTAATGAACCAAATAATAAGTGTAGTAGAAGAGCAATGAAAAGGGTAAAAGTTATGTTAATCAATAATTAAGACAGGAAAAGCACATCAGAACATCGAGAATGACTTCACAAACCAGTAACAGTTTCTTGTCTGTCTGTAAATGTGGAAAAAAGACAAGACACAcatgaaattttaaacaaaCGGACTAATGATTCAATTTGCTAACTGGAAATGTGTATTTAGTTTAACTGCATAATACTTGTTATCTTTTTAAGCAACGCCATTTAAAGTAGTCCCAATGAAAATAATATCTGGCCGAAATTTTCAGATGTTATAGTAAATTTATAATGATCACACAGatgataattattatcattCCGAAACACAACATAAGTATAGCCACTGCGATCTCTTGtccaaaagacaaaaaaatcaaaccaagTTTCAGGAATTATGTGGCAGCATACAGAAATGAAATGGGGAGCTTACCCATAGTAGGACTGATAGTTATTGTTCTCACATCTGGTTAACCAGAATTTACATAATGTTCAAGCCTAAAATCAGGCTAAGAttacaaaattgaaattctatAATCAAATGCCGGTTGCCAATTGtcacaatttatttttgaagGAAATCACTCCAGCTGAACATGTGCTCACAACACAAATCAGCACAATGAATATAATTATTGCAATCGAAACTACAATGAAATAGGAAGTTGGAAAATCGCATACCTTCCAACCATAGTAAAAAAAGAACTTACCATCCTTCTAATCTTAAGATAACTcaatctattatatataaacaaaaaaacagaaagaatTTGCTAGTTGCGTGTCTGGCACTTACCACGAGAGCCGGAAACTTTAATTCTACATGTATCACAAGCTAATAGTCCtattaattgaaaaagaaaacaaatgaaaacttGGGCAGAAATGCAGCCACAGGTAagcttttttccttttggttttttgttttgcctttttttttttctagccaACATTTGGCATTCGGTAAGTGGAGGAAGGGGAAGAAACACAGGTCATGTCACATTTTGGGAAAGAAAAGGCAGAGAGATGAACTGAAGTAGCTCTAAATAGTGGAGAATAGAAAACAGTGTAGCAGGGACCCTAGTAGCTCCATAACTCCATTAGACTATAACAATTGACATGTATATATAGGAAGCAAAAATACAGAACAGGACTAGAGAGTAACATGTGGATGCAGCaactttaaaaaatcataaaacaccACTAAATTACatgcaaaattgatttaatattaaaaaaaacgctAAATAAAATACAGATATCAGTGTTTCACAAGTCAGTACTACTCATTATAGGTACAGTGAAATGCCATCATTTATCTAATCATTGTGGCATCCCATTTGTATTTATATAAAGGTTCAGAAATGATTGAAAGATATAAGTTAGAAGCATCCAAAGGTATCTAAAGAGTATTTGACAATTGACACAATAGTATCCAAAACCGATAGAACAACTATGTTCAAGTACCAGTGCCGATAACAATGCTTCTTAGATGCATTACGCATACACTGTATATTGTCCTTTGCAGAACTATTCAAAGCCAAATGAGTTTTAAGGTTGCCCACTTGCCCCCATTCAATCATGACCACATCATTTGGTGCCCTTATTCTCTTTTATCATAGATTCATAGTTAGTAGACATTCTGAGGACAAGgtggaaaattaaaataatatggcAGTACATATCAATGTTCTAGTGGATGTTTTGAATACTTAACCACAGTTATATCTTTTAACCCCCCCACACCCTCCTTCCTCTCTTCTCCTGCATACAAAGAAGGTTATGTAGCCCAACTAGTAACCTTGTTCACTATATACACTCCAGCAACAACCTGGATCCTATGAAGTAAAAGTTCCGTGTTCTCTAGCATTACACCCTAAGAGCAGTAAAATTCAAgtcaagcccataaataaaccTTGTCACAACTCATAAAACTTACCAAGGTTAGGCTCCCAATGAAATCCAAATTTCTAATTTGCAATAGATTAAAATCATCAAATCAAGTTCAATGCCCCAACAATCTTGGCTTATATAACTCTAGATACACTgaaattttgcattttaaacTGCCCGCCATTCACATAGTGATCCAAAATACCACACAAACTTCAGCTTAGTATATGCAGAATCAGATGCACTTCCGAGACAACACAATAACAAGCGAGACAAGAAATCAAAAATCCATTACCAGCTTTAAACCATAGCAAGTCAATGTGCCCAACTTTAAACCCCATTCCAGAGCAAAGTATAACAGAGCTACATTATCATTCgattaaacattttattaagaaatatCCTCCCACATTAATGAATTACAACAACAAGAAACAATTGCctcagttttaaaaaaattccctCTGCTCTCCCGTGTTCATCCTAATTATTActcaaaaataatagtaatctCATCCTATAGTTAAATAATCAACATCCatcaaaaaaatcataacacTGTATCTGTAAGTAATTTCAAAACTGATTAACACCACGACCATGACCATCGATCTATGGTGTCTTCGGTCCCTCCGCGGTGGCGGCGGCGGCCACGGTGGCAGTGGCAGCATCCTCAATAATCTTCTTATTCTTCTCAATAGCAGCAGCAACTTCTTTAGGCATGTACTTCTCATCATGCTTGGCGAGAACCTCGGTAGCCGAAAAATAGCACTCTATCTTCCTCGCCTTCTCGGAAACGTTCTTCACCGACACCTCCTTCCTGATCTCCTCCGTAAACGGTTTCACGAGCCCTTCCACAACCACAGAGTGCCCTTCCCTGAACAAATCCGGCAACGATCCCTCGTACCGTACCACCATGTCGGAGATGAGATCGGTGACGACGAACTCCACCTCAGGCGACGACGCCGGGTAAACCACGCTGCCTTCGAGAACAAGGCCTCCCAACCGGAACCGCGCTTTTGTGGGGTTGGTGGCGTATTTTTCGAGGGCTTCGGTTGGGGTGACGT
The nucleotide sequence above comes from Glycine soja cultivar W05 chromosome 11, ASM419377v2, whole genome shotgun sequence. Encoded proteins:
- the LOC114376634 gene encoding cytochrome c-type biogenesis protein CcmE homolog, mitochondrial-like yields the protein MASRLALRFRSHLLRTASLLQTLPPPPLSLHRLLSTSRRAPPRSKKSVDIGARARQLQTRRLWTYALTFGGLAGFVVIVLNNFQDQLVFYVTPTEALEKYATNPTKARFRLGGLVLEGSVVYPASSPEVEFVVTDLISDMVVRYEGSLPDLFREGHSVVVEGLVKPFTEEIRKEVSVKNVSEKARKIECYFSATEVLAKHDEKYMPKEVAAAIEKNKKIIEDAATATVAAAATAEGPKTP